In Amycolatopsis endophytica, the following are encoded in one genomic region:
- a CDS encoding helix-turn-helix transcriptional regulator — protein sequence MGRNNLLGEYLRACRERVTPSEAAIEWLGPRRVPGLRREEVALLAGISANYYLRLEQGRDRSPSDQVLESLARALRLDATETAHLIALGHPPTGNLRGPRQVDVPASTQQLLRALDLPAFIQDQHFDVIAANTTAHALSPALQPGHNRLLSVFLDPAERALFADWEIVAEHLVASFRASVAAAVDDRRTTQLVTELSARDAHFRELWAGHAVVARIDRPPVRFAHPVAGLLTLTRENLAVDGPTPLRLMIYHAERGSDDHAKLTRLGAGATSPTATS from the coding sequence ATGGGCCGGAACAACCTGCTCGGGGAGTACCTGCGCGCCTGCCGCGAACGGGTCACGCCGTCCGAAGCGGCGATCGAATGGCTCGGACCGCGACGCGTCCCCGGCCTACGGCGCGAGGAGGTCGCGCTGCTCGCCGGGATCAGCGCGAACTACTACCTGCGGCTCGAGCAGGGCCGGGACCGCAGCCCCTCGGACCAGGTGCTGGAGTCGCTCGCCCGGGCACTGCGGCTCGACGCCACCGAGACGGCCCATCTGATCGCCCTCGGCCACCCGCCGACGGGTAACCTCCGCGGACCGCGCCAGGTCGATGTCCCGGCCAGCACCCAGCAGCTGCTGCGGGCACTGGACCTACCCGCGTTCATCCAGGACCAGCACTTCGACGTCATCGCCGCCAACACGACGGCCCACGCGCTGTCCCCGGCCCTGCAGCCGGGCCACAACCGGTTGCTGTCGGTCTTCCTCGACCCGGCCGAGCGGGCACTGTTCGCCGACTGGGAGATCGTGGCCGAACACCTGGTCGCGTCATTCCGCGCCTCCGTCGCCGCCGCCGTCGACGACCGCCGCACCACCCAACTGGTGACCGAGCTCTCGGCGCGCGACGCGCACTTCCGTGAGCTGTGGGCAGGGCACGCTGTCGTCGCCCGGATCGACCGGCCGCCAGTGCGCTTCGCCCACCCCGTGGCCGGGCTGCTCACCCTGACCCGCGAGAACCTGGCCGTCGACGGGCCCACGCCGCTGAGGTTGATGATCTACCACGCCGAACGGGGCTCGGATGACCACGCGAAGCTGACGCGACTCGGCGCCGGGGCCACGTCGCCGACAGCCACGTCCTGA
- a CDS encoding amidohydrolase family protein → MSGTTPHRVIAVEEHFATIPFWERTASLPAFAGEEAERAYSRSFIPNEFISRRLTDLQTRLEEMDGAGVDVSVLSLNPPGVQIWSDAATATSLAREMNDALADIVAGNPGRFGALAAVAPQDPEAAAEEIRRATGTLGFGGVLIGSHTGGHYLDEPQFEPVLAALEETDSTLYLHPRMPSPQMLEPFQPYGLQQAIWGFQAEAATHAMRLILSGTFDRHPNLHVVLGHLGEGLPFWLWRTDNMHAKAYAWARDVLGMVALERKPQRVLPPEHVDHHERHVRPRRAAVLLDEGRRRARSLRDRLPV, encoded by the coding sequence ATGTCGGGCACAACGCCACACCGGGTTATCGCGGTCGAGGAGCACTTCGCGACCATCCCGTTCTGGGAGCGGACGGCGAGCCTGCCGGCATTCGCCGGCGAGGAGGCCGAGCGCGCGTATTCGCGCAGCTTCATCCCCAACGAGTTCATCAGCCGCAGGCTGACCGACCTGCAGACGCGGCTCGAGGAGATGGACGGGGCGGGCGTCGACGTGTCGGTGCTGAGCCTGAACCCGCCGGGGGTGCAGATCTGGTCCGACGCCGCGACCGCCACGTCGCTGGCGCGGGAGATGAACGACGCGCTGGCCGACATCGTCGCGGGCAACCCGGGGCGGTTCGGCGCGCTCGCCGCCGTGGCACCCCAGGACCCGGAGGCGGCGGCGGAGGAGATCCGGCGAGCGACGGGGACGCTCGGGTTCGGCGGCGTCCTGATCGGGTCGCACACGGGCGGCCACTACCTCGACGAGCCGCAGTTCGAGCCGGTGCTCGCCGCCCTCGAGGAAACCGACAGCACGCTGTATCTGCATCCGCGGATGCCGAGCCCGCAGATGCTCGAGCCGTTTCAGCCGTACGGGTTGCAGCAGGCGATCTGGGGCTTCCAAGCGGAGGCTGCGACGCACGCGATGCGACTGATCCTGAGCGGTACGTTCGACCGGCACCCGAACCTTCACGTGGTGCTCGGTCACCTCGGCGAGGGGCTCCCGTTCTGGCTGTGGCGTACCGACAACATGCACGCGAAGGCCTACGCCTGGGCGCGTGACGTGCTCGGCATGGTCGCGCTCGAACGAAAGCCCCAGCGAGTACTTCCGCCAGAACATGTGGATCACCACGAGCGGCATGTCCGACCACGACGTGCTGCAGTACTGCTTGACGAAGGTAGGCGCCGAGCACGTTCTCTTCGCGATCGACTACCCGTATGA
- a CDS encoding amidohydrolase family protein, with product MSDHDVLQYCLTKVGAEHVLFAIDYPYEDSYVAAEFLAKADLDDQQRALISHRNAEQLFRVPPLV from the coding sequence ATGTCCGACCACGACGTGCTGCAGTACTGCTTGACGAAGGTAGGCGCCGAGCACGTTCTCTTCGCGATCGACTACCCGTATGAAGACAGCTACGTCGCGGCCGAGTTCCTGGCCAAGGCCGACCTCGATGACCAGCAGCGCGCCCTGATCAGCCACCGCAACGCGGAGCAGCTCTTCCGGGTGCCGCCCTTGGTCTGA